TGCCCCAGCGGTTACCCAAAGATCTCTCTGAGGCCCAGGTAGAGCGCCTGCTACAGGCCCCGGTGGTTGATCAGCCCATTGAGCTGCGCGACAAAGCCATGCTGGAGCTGCTCTACGCTACCGGCCTGCGCGTGTCGGAGCTGGTGGGGCTGACCATGAGCGACATCAGCCTGCGCCAGGGGGTGGTGCGGGTTATCGGTAAGGGCAACAAAGAGCGCCTGGTCCCCCTGGGGGAAGAGGCGGTTTACTGGCTGGAAAACTTCCTTGAATATGGCCGCCCCTGGTTGCTGAATGGCGCCTCGGTTGATGTGGTCTTTCCCAGCAACCGGGCCCGGCAAATGACCCGCCAGACCTTCTGGCATCGGATCAAACATTATGCGACGCTTGCGGGTATCGACAGCGAAAAGCTCTCGCCCCATGTGCTGCGCCATGCGTTTGCCACCCATTTACTGAACCATGGCGCGGATTTACGCGTCGTACAGATGCTGCTTGGCCACAGCGATCTGTCTACCACCCAGATTTATACCCATGTAGCGACAGAGCGGTTGCGTCAGCTGCATCAACAGCACCACCCGCGGGCGTGAGTGCCGGATTAACCCGAAAGGATGAAATAATGAAAAAAGGTGTATTACTGCTGGCACTGCTGGCAACCACAGTTTCCGGCTTTGCCCATGCAGATGACGCCGCCATCAAACAGGCGTTAAGCCACCTTGGCGTCTCCAGCCCGGATATTCAGCCCGCGCCGCTGGCTGGCATGAAAACGGTACTGACCGACAGCGGCGTACTGTACGTGACCGACGACGGCAAACATGTGATTCAGGGCCCGCTGTATGACGTGAGCGGCAAACAGCCGGTTAATGTCACCAACCAGCTGCTGCTTGGTAAGCTCAACGGGCTGGAAAAAGAGATGATTACCTATAAATCCCCCAACGAGAAACACGTTATCACCGTGTTTACCGACATCACCTGCGGCTACTGCCACAAGCTGCACGAAGAGATGAGCGACTACAACGCGCTGGGGATCACCGTGCGCTACCTTGCCTTCCCGCGCCAGGGGCTGAACAGCCAGGCCGAGCAGGATATGAAAGCTATCTGGTGTGCTAAAGACAAAAACAAAGCCTTCGACGCGGCCATGAAAGGCGGCAAAGTGGCCCCGGCCAGCTGTGCCGTTAACCTGGCAAACCACTATAAGCTGGGGATCCAGTTCGGGGTTCAGGGCACCCCTGCCATTGTGCTGAAAGACGGCACCGTGGTGCCCGGGTATCAGAGCCCGAAAGAGATGAAAGAATTCCTTGATAAACACCAGAAAATGACAGCGAGTGGTCAGTAACGGGTGGAACATAAAACACAACTTCGCCGCCGGGTCGCCAGTGACACGGCGGCCCTGCCGGATACCCTGCCGCCGCTTCTTAAACGTATCTATGCCAGCCGTGGGGTAGTGAGTGCGGCGGATCTGGAGCGCAGCGTAAAAGGCATGCTGCCCTGGCAGCAGCTTAACGGTATTGAGAGCGCCGTTAAGCTCCTGCACGACGCGCTGCAACACCAGCACCATATCATGATTGTCGGCGATTTCGATGCGGACGGGGCAACCAGCACCGCGCTGAGCGTGCTGGCGCTGCGCGCCATGGGCGGTGCCCGCATCAGCTTCCTGGTGCCGAACCGCTTTGAAGATGGCTACGGCCTCAGCCCGGAGGTGGTCGATCAGGCCCACGCCCGGGGTGCGGAAATCATCATGACCGTGGATAACGGCATCTCATCCCACAGCGGTGTGGCCCGGGCCCATGAGCTGGGGATCCCGGTGCTGGTGACCGATCACCACCTGCCGGGGGATCTGCTGCCCGCGGCCGAAGCAATCATTAACCCGAACCTGGCAGACTGCACGTTTCCCTCCAAGTCTCTGGCGGGGGTGGGGGTGGCTTTTTACCTGATGCTGGCCCTGCGCACCCATCTGCGCGACGCGGGCTGGTTTGAACAGCAGGGAATCGCCATTCCCAACCTGGCGGAGCTGCTGGATCTGGTGGCGCTGGGCACCGTGGCCGATGTGGTGCCGCTGGATATGAACAACCGCATTCTCACCTGGCAGGGGCTAAGCCGCATCCGCGCCGGGAAATGCCGCCCGGGCATTCGCGCGCTGCTGGAGATTGCCAACCGCGATGCAGCGCGGCTCACAGCCACAGATCTCGGGTTCGCCCTGGGGCCACGGCTGAATGCCGCTGGCCGGCTGGACGATATGTCCGTGGGGGTATCCCTGCTGCTGAGCGATAATCTGGCCCAGGCGCGGATGCTGGCCAGCGAGCTAGACGCCCTGAACCAGACCCGTAAAGAGATAGAGCAGGGCATGCAGAGCGAAGCCCTGGCCCTGTGTGATGATCTGGGGCACCAGGCGCAGACCCTGCCCGCCGGGCTGGCACTGTACCACCCCCAGTGGCACCAGGGGGTGGTGGGGATCCTGGCTTCCCGCATCAAAGAGCGTTTCCACCGCCCGGTTATCGCCTTTGCCCCGGCGGGTGACGGCCTGCTGAAGGGCTCCGGCCGTTCGGTTCAGGGGCTGCATATGCGCGACGCGCTGGAGCGACTGGATACGCTGCACCCGGGCATGATGCAGAAATTCGGTGGTCATGCCATGGCTGCCGGGCTGACCCTTGAAGAGGCGCAGTTTGATGCCTTCAGCGAGCGTTTTGCCGCCCTGGTGAACAACTGGCTGGATCCGGCTATGCTACAGGGAGAGATCTGGTCAGATGGCCCGCTCACGGCCCCGGAGATGACCATGGAGATGGCCGAGCTGCTGCGCGATGCGGGCCCCTGGGGGCAGATGTTCCCGGAACCGGTATTTGACGGTAAGTTCCGCCTGCTGCAACAGCGCATCGTGGGGGAGCGCCACCTTAAGGTGATGGTCGAGCCGGTCGGTGGCGGGCCGCTACTGGACGGTATCGCGTTTAATATCGATCCTGCCCGCTGGCCGGATAACAGCGTGCGCGAGGTTGAGCTCGCTTATAAGCTGGATGTAAACGAGTTTCGCGGCAACCGGAGTTTGCAATTGATTATCGACAATATCTGGCCATTATAACGCCGGATTCGCTATAAAAGGCGCAGGGGATCCGGTAGACTCGGGTCCTTACATTCCGAAATTTTCTTCTGTCATTTACGAAAGATTCTACAGACTATGTTTGAAATTAATCCGGTAAAAAACCGCATTCAGGACCTCACCGAGCGCAGCGACGTTCTTAGGGGGTATCTTTGACTACGATGCTAAGAAAGAGCGTCTTGAAGAAGTAAATGCCGAGCTGGAACAGCCGGACGTATGGAACGAGCCAGAACGCGCTCAATCTTTGGGCAAAGAACGTTCCTCCCTGGAAGCAATAGTTGACACTTTGGACCAGATGCGTCAGGGTCTTGAAGATGTCTCGGGCTTGCTGGATCTGGCTGTTGAGGCGGATGATGAAGAAACGTTCAGTGAGGCGGTTGTCGAACTGGACGGATTAGAAGCCAAACTGGCTCAGCTGGAGTTCCGCCGCATGTTCTCCGGCGAATATGACAGCGCAGACTGCTACCTGGATATCCAGGCAGGCTCCGGCGGTACTGAGGCTCAGGACTGGGCCAGTATGTTAGTCCGTATGTATCTGCGCTGGGCTGAGGCCCGGGGCTTCAAAACGGAAATTATCGAAGAATCCGAAGGCGAAGTGGCCGGAATAAAATCTGCGACGATCCGTATCGCAGGGGACTATGCTTATGGCTGGCTGCGCACCGAAACCGGTGTTCACCGCCTGGTGCGTAAAAGCCCGTTTGACTCCGGCGGCCGCCGTCATACATCGTTCAGCTCCGCGTTTGTGTACCCGGAAGTGGATGATGATATTGATATTGAAATCAACCCTGCGGACCTGCGTATCGATGTGTATCGTGCGTCAGGTGCTGGTGGGCAGCACGTTAACCGCACAGAATCCGCGGTGCGTATTACCCACGTTCCAACGGGATTGGTAACGCAGTGCCAGAACGATCGTTCTCAGCACAAGAACAAAGATCAGGCCATGAAGCAGATGAAGGCGAAGTTATACGAGCTGGAAATGCAGAAGAAAAATGCCGAAAAACAGGCGGTGGAAGAGACAAAATCTGACATCGGCTGGGGCAGCCAGATCCGCTCTTATGTTCTGGATGATTCGCGCATCAAGGACTTGCGTACTGGGGTAGAAACCCGCAACACACAAGCTGTACTGGATGGCGATCTGGACAAATTTATCGAAGCAAGTTTGAAAGCTGGGTTATGAGGAACCAAAATGTCTGAACAACAATCACAGGGTAGCACCGAAGCCGTACAGGATCTTAACAACGAATTACAGACTCGTCGTGAGAAGCTGGCGGCACTGCGCAAGCAGGGTGTGGCATTCCCTAACGATTTCCGCCGCGATCATACCTCTGACCAACTGCATGCCGACTTCGACGCCAAAGACGCAGAAGCGCTGGAATCACTGAATATTGAAGTCAGTGTTGCCGGGCGCATGATGACCCGCCGTATTATGGGTAAAGCGTCCTTCGTGACCTTGCAGGATGTGGGTGGCCGTATTCAGTTGTATGTATCCCGTGATGATCTGCCGGAAGGCATCTATGACGAATTCAAAAAATGGGACCTCGGGGATATTCTGGGTGCGCGCGGTAAGTTGTTTAAGACTAAAACCGGCGAGCTGTCCATCCACTGTACAGAGCTGCGTCTGCTGACTAAAGCACTGCGCCCGCTGCCGGACAAGTTCCACGGCCTGGCAGACCAGGAAACCCGTTATCGCCAGCGTTATCTGGACCTGATCGCTAACGACGAATCCCGTAAAACTTTCCAGACCCGTTCCCGTATTCTGGCCGGTATCCGCCAGTTCATGGTAGAGCGTGGCTTTATGGAAGTTGAAACCCCGATGATGCAGGTTATCCCGGGTGGGGCGTCTGCGCGTCCGTTCATCACTCACCACAATGCGCTGGATATGGACATGTATCTGCGTATTGCCCCGGAACTGTACCTGAAGCGTCTGGTTGTGGGTGGTTTTGAGCGCGTGTTCGAAATCAACCGTAACTTCCGTAACGAAGGTATCTCTGTACGCCACAACCCTGAGTTCACCATGATGGAACTCTATATGGCGTATGCGGATTACAAAGACCTGATCGAGCTGACCGAGTCTCTGTTCCGTACCCTGGCAGAAACCGTTCTGGGCCATACTGACGTGCAGTACGGCGAGCATGTGTTTGATTTCGGCAAACCGTTCGAAAAACTGACCATGCTGGAAGCCATCAAAAAATACCGTCCGGAAACCAATATGGATGACCTGAAGAGCTTCGACACCGCGAAAGCGCTGGCTGAATCTCTGGGCATCAAAGTTGAGAAAAGCTGGGGCCTGGGCCGCGTAACTGCGGAAATCTTTGATGAAGTTGCTGAAGAACATCTGATTCAGCCGACCTTCATTACTGAATACCCGGCAGAAATCTCCCCGCTGGCTCGTCGTAACGACGTGAACCCGGAAATCACTGACCGCTTTGAGTTCTTCATCGGCGGCCGTGAAATCGGTAACGGCTTCTCCGAGCTTAATGACGCTGAAGACCAGGCTGAACGTTTCCGCGAGCAGGTTGACGCGAAAGCTAACGGCGATGACGAAGCGATGTTCTACGACGAAGACTATGTTACCGCACTGGAGCATGGCCTGCCGCCGACCGCTGGTCTGGGTATTGGTATCGACCGCCTGATGATGCTGTTCACCAACAGCCACACCATCCGCGACGTTATCCTGTTCCCGGCTCTGCGTCCGCAGAAATAATTATCGCCTGTGGCTTGCCACACTGGCTGAACAATACCGCCCCCCGGGGCGGTATTTTTTTGTCTATAGAAAACCCCCAGCTAGGCTGGGGGTTCCGTGAAGCTTTCAGCTTTGAGCCAGTTATTAAAACCCCTTTTGATTTGTTAAAACACCTTGCGGTCTGGCAACTGCAAGAGTTAAACAAAAAATCAAAAGGGGGTCCCAATGGGGGACGAAAAGAGCTTAGCGCACACCCGATGGAACTGTAAATATCACATTGTTTTTGCCCCAAAATACCGTAGACAGGCGTTTTATGGAGAGAAACGCAGAGCAATAGGGGGGATCCTGAGAAAGCTATGTGAATGGAAAAACGTACATATTCTGGAGGCAGAATGTTGCGCAGATCATATTCATATGCTTGTGGAGATCCCGCCGAAAATGAGCGTGTCGGGTTTTATGGGGTATCTGAAGGGAAAGAGCAGCCTGATGCTGTATGAGCAGTTTGGAGATCTGAAGTTCAAATACAGAAACAGGGAGTTCTGGTGCCGGGGTTACTATGTGGATACGGTAGGCAAGAACACGGCGAAGATACAGGAGTACATAAAGCACCAGCTTGAAGAGGATAAAATGGGGGAGCAGTTGTCGATCCTGTATCCGGGTAGCCCGTTTACGGGCCGTAAGTAACGGAGTTGGATGCAAATGTCAGATCGTATGCGCCTGTTAGGGCGCGGCTGGTAACAGAGCCTTACAGGCGCATTTGAAAAACCTCCGGCTATGCCGGAGGATGTTTGTATCAGATCTAACCGGATATCGCGTGTTCGCGGCCACGCAAGATGTGCGTTGTCATTAGCTGCTCCGCCAGTGCAATATCCTGATTTTTCAGTGCGGCCACAATAGCCTGATGTTCCCCGGTAGAGGCCGTGTAATAAGCATGGCGCCGGAGAGGGTCGGGCTGGTAATACACGCGCTGGCGAATATTATCGGACAGCGCCAGGAAAACCTCATTGCTGGTAAGGGATATCAGATAGCGATGGAAGCGTTTGTCTTCCTCAAGCCAGTGGCCGTAGTCCTGATGGTCTAATGCTTCCTGTTGTCGCTGAATGCACTGCTCCAGCGGATGAAAATGTGTGTCTGTCAGATAACCTTGTAGCTGGCGTAACGTTTGCAGTTCAATAGCCAGACGTAAATCGTAGTAATCGCGGATCTCTTTCAGTGAAAGTTGCTGGATAAGGATCCCTTTACGCGGAATGATTTTTAGCAAACCCTCGCTTTGCAACTGGTGCAAAGCCTCGCGAATCGGCGTGCGGCTCATGCCAAGTTCTTCTACCAGTTTATTCTCAGAGGTATAGCTATCACGCTGATACTCACGCCTGATGATGCGGTTTTTGATGGCGATATACGCCTGATGGCTCAGAGAGTGCTCCGACATACTGCATGGTTTCCTTAACCCGCGTGGAGAGCACCGAGTATAAGAAGTTGCCCGCAGGCGGACAAGTGCCCGCAGCCAGATGTTAACACCTGACAGTCCCTCAATGTCAGGATAGTTGTCACTCCCTCTGAAAAATAATCCTGAGGGCACGGAGTGACAGATGAAACGAATTTCCCCGGAGCGCAAGGCCTCAACACTGGCAAAATTATTCCCGCCCTACAATATGACCGTCGCGGCTGTTGCACAGATGGAAGGGATCGCCGAAGCTACACTGTATCACTGGCGTAAACAGGCTAAAGCAGAGGGGAAACCGGTGCCGGGTAACAGTAAAAACAGTGAGCAGTGGCCAGCAGAAGCCCGTTTTGCCGCCATTGTGGAAACCGCCACGTTAAGTGAAACAGAAATCGCAGAATACTGCCGTAAAAAAGGGCTGTATCCTGAGCAGCTGATACAGTGGAAGCAGGGCTTTATACAGACCGGAAACCCCGGTGATAAAGCAGCGCTGAAGCAAAGTCAGAAGGAAGTTAAACAGCTTAAAAAAGAGCTGGTCCGTAAGGAGAAAGCGCTGGCGGAGGCGGCAGCGATACTGGTACTGCGAAAAAAGCTCAGGGATTACTACGGGGAAACGGACGGGGACGACTGACCCCGGCGGATGAACGACAACAGTTCATTCAGTGGATTAATGAAGCGGTGGTCTCTGGCGCAAGGCTTGCAGTCGCCTGCCGTGAAGTGGCCATCAGCCTGCGTACCTGGTGGCGGTGGCAAAAATGTCCGGAGGATGGTCGTCCGGGGGCAATAAGACCCGCCCCGGCGAATCGCCTCAGCACGGGGGAAGAGCAGCAGATACGGGATATCTGCCACAGGCCGGAATATGCCCGTCTGCCGCCATCACAGATTGTGCCCCGGCTGGCCGACAGGGGAATTTACCTGGCCAGTGAGTCGACATTTTACCGGATATTACGCCGCCATAATGAAGTCCACCACCGGGGACGTCAGTCGCGGCCACAGCGGGTGCCAGCCCCGACGACCTTTACAGCCAGAGCGCCCTGCCAGGTCTGGTCATGGGACATCACCTGGCTGCCCTGCGTGGTGCGTGGTCGCTGGTATTATCTGTATATGATAATTGACCTGTACAGCCGGAAAATCACGGGCTACGAGGTTCATGAAACGGAAAGTGGCGGGCTGGCTGCAGCGCTAATGCAGCGGACAACGCTGCGTGAGGGCTGCTGGCGTCAGCCGCTGGTGCTGCATGCAGATAACGGAGCCGCCATGAAATCGCAGACCCTGCAGATGAAGCTGTATGAGCTGAATATCATACCGTCACACAGCAGGCCACGGGTAAGTAACGATAACGCGTATGCAGAGTCGTTGTTCCGGACACTGAAATATGTACCACAGTGGCCGTCATCGGGGTTCAGAACGCTGAGTGATGCCCGGGAGTGGGTGGAGAAATTTACCCACTGGTACAACGAAGAGCACCGCCACAGCGGGATACGGTATGTCACCCCGGCACAGCGACACCGGGGAGAAGATCACGCGCTTCTGAGGCAACGGGATGAACTGTACCGTCAGGCACAGAAAACACATCCTGAGCGCTGGTCAGGCAGAACGAGAAACTGGCAACCCGAAGGTCCGGTAATGCTGAATCCGGAAAGGGGAAAACAGGCCGCTTAAATTAACCTGGGGTGACAACTACCTTGACACTTACCGCAGTCATGGCCCGCTCTGATGAATGGGGCTATTTACCAGACTGGTTTTATCATTCTCCTGTTCCGGAAGTGTAGTGGTCAACAAAAACTGGCCACCGAGTTAGAGTTTTTCCAGTATCGATTTTCTGATTCGTTTGGTGGTAATCCACCGTTATATTCGTGCGGCCTGAGTGCGCTGTAATATCCAACGATGTAGTCCGTTATGGCGTGAGTCGCATCGCTGAAGCTTACGTAACCTGTCACTGGTACCCATTCGTTCTTCAGACTCCGGAAGAAGCGTTCCATTGGGCTATTGACGCTCCTATGTCAAGAGCGGGCGATTGGCATAGGCGAGGTCCGATAAAATCAATGGATAGAGTTCACGGACGATGTAGCGTTTCAGGCATCTCAGGATCTCTTTGGTCGACAACCCTTCACCCGTTCGTCTGTTTACATAGATTTTTGTGCGCGGATCACTACGCATACGCACAAGGGCTATTGTCCACAGGGCGTTGTTAGCTTCACGTGAGCCTCCGCGGTTTAATCTGTGCCTGACAGTTTTTCCTGATGATGCTGGTAACGGATTTACACCACAGAGCGAAGCCAGAGCCGCTTCATTTTTTAAACGTTCGGGGTTATCACCTGCAACGGCCAGCAGCGTCGCAGCCGTCTGTGGGCCTACCCCAAACTGGCTACGAAGATTACTGGCATATTTGCGGGTCAGTTTATCCAGAGATTCGTCCAGTTCATTCAGCTCTTCAGTCAGGACTATCCATCGTTTAGCAAGACTTCGAAGCGTGCTACACAGGGCTATCCGTAAGGGGGAGTACTCTGACACCTCGCTGTTAATGCAGGCGGTTACGCATTCGTGTGGTTTCGATTTCCAGAGTTTGTCGCGAACATCCTGAGGGGCACTCACCAGCAGCGCACGAAGCTGATTAATCGCCTGCGTGCGGGCTTTTACTGCACTGCGTCGGGCAACACTGATAATCCGGAGAGCTTCACACGCGCCGGACTGCATTTTTGGTATGGCCTTGCTGCTCCCTGAAAGTACTGTCCGGGCTGCATTCTCTGCATCCAGAGGATCTGACTTCCCTTCAAGGCGGCGTTTTGAGCGATCTGGCCGGTTAACTTCAACAACATAAATACTATTCTTAATGAGAAAACGTGTTAACGCAGCGCCATACGTCCCGGTTCCCTCAATGCCAGCTCGTTCGAGGATCCCAAAAGAGCGAGCCCAATCAAGTAGTTCAAGATAGCCCGTTTGATTTGTTTGAATAATACGGGTGCCAAGCAGTTTACCTGCCTGACTGATAACAGCACCGACATGAACATCAAGGTGTGTATCGACACCCAGGATCACGCTTTCAGGAGATTGACAGTCATTTTGCATGGTTTGCCCCCAGATATTGGTAGCACAACCATCCCCATCGCCGGACAGGACACTCGGGATGCAGCACAAAGCTCCTATCAGGTCACAAACGCTGGGCCCGGCTATGCCCGGGAAATACCTGAATCGGACGACAGGTCAACACAAAGGCATCTGGGCCAATCCCAGCACGGGTCAGTCCGATCCGGTATTTGAAAGTATATTAGAATGAGTATCCCAGCAGTTTCCGCGCCGACTCATACTCTGTTTGATCCGGTATCGCCACAGCAACTGCCGGAACTGCCTGCTCGTATAATGACTGCCCTGATCGCTGTGGAACATCACTCCGACGGGCTTACCACGCGTTTCCCATGCCATTTCCAGCGCCTTCATGGTGAGTCTGCTGTCCGGCGAGAACGACATTGCCCAGCCCACTGGTTTTCTTGCGAACAGGTCGAGAACAACGGCCAGGTACGCCCAACGCTTACCCGTCCAGATATAGGTCACATCGCCGCACCACACCTGGTTTGGCTCTGTTACGGCGAACTGCCGCTCAAGGTGATTAGGGATAGCAACATGTTCATGACCACCACGCTTATACCGGTGAGTTGGTTGCTGGCAACTGACCAGCCCAAGCTCTTTCATTAGCCTGCCAGCGAGCCAGCGCCCCATCTGATGGCCTCTCTGAGTTGCCATTGTCGCGATGCTCCTTGCTCCGGCCGAACCGTGGCTGATGTTGTGCAGCTCAAGTACCTGGCTTCGTAATACAGCCCGTCTGCCGTCTGGCTTTTCAGGACGATTTTTCCAGTATTTGTAACTGCTGCGATGAACCCCGAACACGTGGCAGAGAGTGGCCACAGGATAACGCGCCCTGAGCTTCCCGATTATCGAGAACTGTTCAGGGAGTCTGACATCAAGAGCGCGGTAGCCTTTTTTAAAATATCATTTTCCATTTCAATGCGTTGCAGCTTTTTTCTCAGCTCGCGTATTTCGATTTGCTCCGGGGTTATCGGAGAAGATTTTGGCGTTTTGCCCTGACGCTCATCACGCAGTTGTTTGACCCATTTTGTCATCGTGGAAAGGCCGACATCCATGGCCTTCGCTGCTTGTGCAACTGTGTAATTTTGGTCGACAACCAGCTGAGCGGATTCGCGTTTGAATTCAGGACTAAAATTTCTTCGTTTCATTGGTGCACCTGTAGTGTTCTGAGGTGAGCATATCACCTCTGTTCAGGTGGCCAAATTCAGTAAACCACTACAAGAGAGTAATTCACGGTACTGACCTGTCCCAGCCATATGGCGATAAAAACGATTTTTATAAACATATAACTCTAATTCACAGGTAAAAATGCTAACGCCAGTTATCACAATCGGGCCGGTCGATCGGGTTTATTTGCTCAGCAGCGTGTAAAGCTCAGCGCGGCGATGTTCGAGGCAGGGCAAAGCCTCACGGGCTGTCCGTGTATGTTCGTAATCAATATCGCTGTAGATGATCCCTTGCTCGATTCCCATGCTATTGCGGGGTACGCCCATCGCATCACACACCAGGCTGCGGCCGCTGTAGATATTACCGGTTTGATCGCAGACTACTACTGGCAGTGTGTTTTCCAGCGCCCGGGCGCAGACCAGAGTCTGGAAATGCTGCTCCTTAAGTGGCCCGTGAACCCAGGCGGTGGGCACAATAATAAAATCAGCGCCCTGAAGCGCCAGTTCACGCGCTATTTCAGGAAAGCGAAGTTCGTAGCACACCATCAACCCGATACGCCCCAACTCAGTATTAACTACCTGAATTGCGTTATCGCCCTGAATAATATTCCGGGACTCCTGGTAGGAAAATGCATCATACAGGTGTGTTTTTCGATAGGCGTGCAGAAGTTTGCCGTGATTATCAATCAGGAGTGTGGTGTTCCAGACACGGACAGTATCTTCGGGGTTGCGCTCAAATATCCCCACTGCCAGATAAATGCCGGCAGTATGTGCGGCAGTGCAAAGCCTGGTGACGAAAGGCCCTTCAAGAGGCTCGGCAATATCCGCATAGCAGGTGGCAGAAGAGGGGGGAATAAACGCCATGAACGTTTCCGGCAGCACCAGAAGTTGCGCGCCATTCTGGCTGGCCTCCCGGATTGCCGCTTCTGCTTGTGCCAGATTAACGGCTTTATCCGTATCGGTTGTGAACTGCCCCAGCGCAATTTTCATGAGTGCGCCTCCTTCTCAAAGAAACGAGCAGCCCCGGAAATAGATGCCAGAGACTCACCGTTATCAATACGTTGCTTAATTTTGATTTCCGCATGCTGAGCTTCCAGTGCGCGTGCTGCCCATCCACTGACCTGTTCGGGAGGGATAACTATAATGCCGTCGTCATCGGCCAGGATCAGGTCACCCGGGTTTACCGTGACTCCGTCAATCGATACCGGGACGTTAATTGCACCTTCGATTCCTAAAATCCGGGTTGTGAGCGGGCTGACATTACGCGCATAAAGCGGTACGCCGATTTCACGTAGTGCGTGCAGATCAGTCACACAGCCGTCAATAATGGCACCGGCAATGTTACTGGCCCGGGCCATATAAGAGACCAGTTCTCCCCAGCAGGCCCGGTCAGTGTCACCCGACATATCAATGCAGACCACATCGCCAGGTTGTACCAGATCAAATACCTTATGTACTGCGCACGAATCCATATGAGGAATACGAACGGTAACGGCATTTCCCGCAAAGCGTTGTCCGGGAAGAATGGATGAGAGTGATTTAATAAAGCCAAAATCCGTCATGTGCCCCAGCGTTGAAGGGCAAACTTCGGCCACTGCTTTTACCAGGGCAGGCGTGATACCAGGGATACGTGGGTTTAGCGTAAACATAACGACTCCTTAAGCGTGTTGGACGGGGGTA
This Shimwellia blattae DSM 4481 = NBRC 105725 DNA region includes the following protein-coding sequences:
- a CDS encoding carbon-nitrogen hydrolase family protein gives rise to the protein MKIALGQFTTDTDKAVNLAQAEAAIREASQNGAQLLVLPETFMAFIPPSSATCYADIAEPLEGPFVTRLCTAAHTAGIYLAVGIFERNPEDTVRVWNTTLLIDNHGKLLHAYRKTHLYDAFSYQESRNIIQGDNAIQVVNTELGRIGLMVCYELRFPEIARELALQGADFIIVPTAWVHGPLKEQHFQTLVCARALENTLPVVVCDQTGNIYSGRSLVCDAMGVPRNSMGIEQGIIYSDIDYEHTRTAREALPCLEHRRAELYTLLSK
- a CDS encoding IS110 family transposase is translated as MQNDCQSPESVILGVDTHLDVHVGAVISQAGKLLGTRIIQTNQTGYLELLDWARSFGILERAGIEGTGTYGAALTRFLIKNSIYVVEVNRPDRSKRRLEGKSDPLDAENAARTVLSGSSKAIPKMQSGACEALRIISVARRSAVKARTQAINQLRALLVSAPQDVRDKLWKSKPHECVTACINSEVSEYSPLRIALCSTLRSLAKRWIVLTEELNELDESLDKLTRKYASNLRSQFGVGPQTAATLLAVAGDNPERLKNEAALASLCGVNPLPASSGKTVRHRLNRGGSREANNALWTIALVRMRSDPRTKIYVNRRTGEGLSTKEILRCLKRYIVRELYPLILSDLAYANRPLLT
- a CDS encoding IS3 family transposase (programmed frameshift), encoding MKRISPERKASTLAKLFPPYNMTVAAVAQMEGIAEATLYHWRKQAKAEGKPVPGNSKNSEQWPAEARFAAIVETATLSETEIAEYCRKKGLYPEQLIQWKQGFIQTGNPGDKAALKQSQKEVKQLKKELVRKEKALAEAAAILVLRKKLRDLLRGNGRGRLTPADERQQFIQWINEAVVSGARLAVACREVAISLRTWWRWQKCPEDGRPGAIRPAPANRLSTGEEQQIRDICHRPEYARLPPSQIVPRLADRGIYLASESTFYRILRRHNEVHHRGRQSRPQRVPAPTTFTARAPCQVWSWDITWLPCVVRGRWYYLYMIIDLYSRKITGYEVHETESGGLAAALMQRTTLREGCWRQPLVLHADNGAAMKSQTLQMKLYELNIIPSHSRPRVSNDNAYAESLFRTLKYVPQWPSSGFRTLSDAREWVEKFTHWYNEEHRHSGIRYVTPAQRHRGEDHALLRQRDELYRQAQKTHPERWSGRTRNWQPEGPVMLNPERGKQAA
- a CDS encoding RraA family protein — protein: MFTLNPRIPGITPALVKAVAEVCPSTLGHMTDFGFIKSLSSILPGQRFAGNAVTVRIPHMDSCAVHKVFDLVQPGDVVCIDMSGDTDRACWGELVSYMARASNIAGAIIDGCVTDLHALREIGVPLYARNVSPLTTRILGIEGAINVPVSIDGVTVNPGDLILADDDGIIVIPPEQVSGWAARALEAQHAEIKIKQRIDNGESLASISGAARFFEKEAHS